A single Filimonas effusa DNA region contains:
- the pfkA gene encoding 6-phosphofructokinase — MSKKVTKIGVLTSGGDAPGMNAAIRAVVRTGIYNGLEVYGIMRGYNGMIEDDIFHMDNKSVANIIQRGGTILKTARSKEFMEAAGRQKAYENLRKRGIDGLVVIGGDGSFRGAQRFSNEFDIPCIGLPGTIDKDIAGTDYTIGFDTAVNTAVEAIDKIRDTADAHDRLFVVEVMGRDAGYIALHSGLATGAESVLIPETRTDVEDLISGLTEKEKRKKLVNLVVVAEGDEMGGGSEIGKILKNRLPNMDIRISILGHIQRGGAPSCQDRIIASRMGYHAVESLLSGRHNVMVGIVDDKMHYIPLDTAVKEKQAFTSDWLKIIKILAS, encoded by the coding sequence ATGTCAAAAAAAGTAACAAAAATCGGAGTTCTGACATCCGGTGGAGACGCTCCCGGAATGAATGCTGCCATCAGAGCTGTAGTCAGAACAGGAATTTATAACGGCCTGGAAGTATATGGAATTATGAGGGGTTACAATGGGATGATCGAGGATGATATCTTTCATATGGACAATAAGTCTGTAGCAAACATCATCCAACGTGGAGGAACGATCTTAAAAACGGCCCGCAGTAAAGAGTTCATGGAAGCCGCAGGCCGCCAGAAGGCTTATGAAAACCTCAGAAAAAGAGGTATCGATGGCTTGGTGGTAATAGGCGGAGATGGTAGCTTCCGCGGCGCACAACGGTTTAGTAACGAGTTTGATATTCCTTGTATCGGTCTTCCCGGTACCATAGATAAAGATATAGCCGGCACAGACTATACTATAGGTTTTGATACCGCTGTAAATACCGCGGTAGAAGCTATTGATAAGATCAGGGATACCGCTGATGCCCACGATAGGCTGTTCGTTGTAGAGGTAATGGGCCGCGATGCCGGTTATATTGCGCTTCACAGCGGCCTCGCAACAGGCGCTGAAAGCGTATTGATCCCCGAAACGCGTACGGATGTGGAAGACCTTATTTCAGGCTTAACAGAGAAAGAAAAACGCAAAAAGCTGGTAAACCTGGTGGTTGTTGCCGAAGGCGATGAAATGGGTGGCGGCAGCGAAATAGGTAAAATACTGAAGAACCGCCTTCCCAATATGGACATCCGGATTTCAATCCTCGGCCATATCCAACGTGGCGGCGCTCCTTCCTGCCAGGATAGGATCATTGCCAGCAGAATGGGCTATCACGCAGTAGAAAGCCTGCTTTCCGGACGCCATAATGTAATGGTAGGTATTGTTGATGATAAAATGCATTACATACCTTTGGACACAGCCGTTAAGGAAAAACAAGCGTTTACTTCCGACTGGTTAAAGATCATTAAAATATTAGCAAGCTAA
- the pyk gene encoding pyruvate kinase — protein MSKNVEKYLHKEMDAQAGIDHSFHRTKIVATVGPACDTYEKLLDLVKAGVNVFRLNFSHGTHEDKTKIIEHIRNINKSEPYNISILGDLQGPKLRVGEIENGALEIKTGDILTFTSKEKVVGTMEKIYVSYPNLHEDVKVGDKIMIDDGKLEVVVIEIKGEEVKVAVTYGGALLPKKGVNLPDTAISLPALTDKDIVDLEYIIEQKLDWVALSFVRKAEDIVDLKKRIALKESPIKVIAKIEMPSAMADIRNIVLESDAVMVARGDLGVELPVEKVPMAQRDIIRKSIHRGKPVIVATQMMESMIDRTKPNRSEITDVANAVLEGADAVMLSAETATGKHPALVVETMRKIIIEVEKTEYRYNREEDLKPQPHSPSFLSDALCYNACKIAKDVSADALIGMTQSGYTAFTLSAYRPKSPLYIFTKQRSLVNQLSLSWGVRAFYYDEEESLDDIVFDQINILKERGFISNGDIVINTGSTPISLHLPTNVLKVTKVQ, from the coding sequence ATGTCAAAGAATGTAGAAAAATACCTGCACAAAGAAATGGACGCCCAGGCAGGAATAGATCATAGCTTTCACAGGACCAAGATTGTAGCTACAGTAGGTCCCGCATGTGACACATACGAAAAGTTACTCGATCTGGTAAAAGCTGGTGTGAATGTGTTTCGTCTTAACTTTTCTCATGGTACACACGAAGACAAAACAAAAATCATCGAGCATATCCGCAACATTAATAAATCTGAACCATACAATATCTCTATCCTCGGCGATTTACAAGGCCCCAAGCTGCGCGTTGGCGAAATAGAGAACGGAGCACTTGAAATCAAAACCGGCGATATCCTCACTTTCACTTCTAAAGAGAAAGTAGTTGGTACAATGGAAAAGATCTATGTCTCCTATCCTAACCTGCACGAAGACGTAAAAGTTGGCGATAAGATCATGATCGACGATGGCAAACTTGAAGTAGTTGTTATCGAGATCAAAGGAGAAGAAGTAAAAGTAGCAGTTACCTACGGAGGTGCACTCTTACCTAAAAAAGGAGTGAACTTACCCGATACCGCAATTTCTCTGCCTGCCTTAACAGACAAGGATATTGTAGATCTCGAATATATCATTGAACAAAAACTTGATTGGGTAGCTTTATCTTTTGTACGAAAAGCAGAAGATATCGTAGATCTGAAAAAACGTATTGCTCTCAAAGAAAGCCCTATCAAGGTCATCGCCAAGATAGAAATGCCTTCTGCAATGGCCGATATCCGTAACATCGTTCTGGAATCCGATGCGGTAATGGTAGCACGTGGTGACCTCGGTGTTGAATTACCGGTAGAGAAAGTACCAATGGCTCAACGCGATATCATCCGTAAATCTATTCACCGTGGCAAGCCTGTAATCGTGGCTACTCAAATGATGGAAAGCATGATCGACCGCACCAAGCCCAACAGAAGTGAGATCACCGACGTTGCCAATGCGGTTCTTGAAGGAGCTGACGCCGTGATGCTTAGCGCAGAAACTGCAACTGGTAAACACCCCGCTCTGGTAGTTGAAACCATGCGCAAGATCATCATCGAAGTTGAAAAAACAGAATATCGCTATAACAGGGAAGAAGATCTGAAACCTCAGCCTCACTCTCCTTCATTCCTGAGCGACGCACTATGTTACAATGCTTGTAAAATAGCCAAAGACGTAAGCGCTGACGCCCTGATAGGTATGACACAAAGCGGTTATACTGCATTTACATTAAGTGCTTATCGCCCTAAATCACCACTCTACATCTTCACTAAACAACGCAGCCTGGTTAACCAGTTAAGCCTGAGCTGGGGTGTTCGCGCCTTCTACTATGATGAAGAGGAAAGCCTGGATGATATCGTATTCGACCAGATCAATATCCTGAAAGAAAGAGGATTTATCAGCAATGGAGATATTGTGATCAATACCGGTAGTACACCAATTTCATTGCACCTTCCTACCAACGTATTAAAGGTTACGAAAGTTCAATAA
- a CDS encoding metal-dependent transcriptional regulator — protein sequence MFALGLYIPNPFNMRLFLYFCHMNSLTEENYLKALFILADEKGEAGVNELSKRLEIKMPTVNSMMKKLADKKLVHYESYKPLRLTEKGKKEAGLIIRKHRLTEMFLVEKMGFGWEEVHEIAEQIEHIQSPAFFDKMDAMLGYPKVDPHGSPIPDKSGKIVWKQYNKLSSCKPGEIVRLAAVIDSATDFLTYLNSRELKLGLKIKIRTIEPFDGSMTVSYSRFQSVTLSNTVTERLLVEQVQ from the coding sequence ATGTTTGCTTTAGGTCTTTATATTCCTAATCCTTTCAACATGAGGCTCTTTTTGTATTTTTGCCACATGAATTCATTAACCGAAGAGAATTATCTGAAAGCTTTGTTCATCCTTGCGGACGAGAAAGGGGAGGCAGGAGTGAATGAGCTGTCTAAACGGCTGGAAATTAAAATGCCTACCGTTAACAGTATGATGAAGAAGCTTGCTGATAAAAAACTGGTTCATTATGAAAGTTATAAGCCACTTCGGTTAACTGAAAAGGGCAAAAAAGAGGCTGGGCTTATTATCAGGAAGCACCGGCTAACTGAGATGTTCCTTGTTGAAAAAATGGGATTTGGATGGGAAGAAGTTCATGAGATTGCTGAACAGATAGAGCATATCCAGTCGCCTGCTTTTTTTGATAAAATGGATGCCATGCTTGGGTATCCTAAAGTAGATCCTCATGGATCGCCTATACCGGATAAAAGCGGCAAAATAGTCTGGAAACAATATAATAAACTCAGTAGTTGTAAGCCTGGAGAAATCGTTCGCCTTGCAGCTGTAATTGATTCTGCTACCGATTTTCTGACTTATCTGAATAGCCGCGAGTTGAAATTAGGGCTGAAAATCAAGATTCGGACTATAGAGCCATTTGATGGGAGTATGACAGTATCTTACAGCAGATTTCAGTCGGTAACGCTTAGTAATACTGTTACTGAACGTCTGCTGGTAGAGCAAGTACAGTAA
- a CDS encoding TonB-dependent receptor plug domain-containing protein has product MQKLLLSALMLLMARQSICQPPSRIDTSTGIHDLDEMVITGTMKAVRRTDSPIPVEVLTPQFFRKNPTPCLFESIGMVNGIQPQLNCNVCNTGDIHINGMEGPYTMILIDGMPIVSSLSTVYGLNGIPNSMVERIEVVKGPASSLYGSEAMGGIINVITKDAAHAPAISADVFATSWKEINADVAMKLKVGKTSGLLGINWFNYQSPVDHNKDGFTDLTLQNRISLFNKWNFGRARNRQASIAARYVYEDRWGGQMNWSRKWRGSDSIYGESITTRRWEFIGTYQLPLKEKIMAQLSYNWHDQGSYYGTTPYNANQQVAFAQLYWDKQFGSNHSFLLGGSYRYTLYDDNTPGTTAADGVTNQPAKTPLPGLFIQDEWTINSHHTLLGGYRYDYDKYHGHVHSPRLAYKYTPDNRHIIRASFGTGYRVVNLFTEDHAALSGAREVVIASALLPERSYNSNINYTHKIQYGRTFINMDLTGFYSWFTNKIIGDFDSDPTKIIYNNLNGHAISRGIAMNIDAVFPFPLKVLAGVTLQDVYQVNENTEGKMIKTVQLHAPRWSGNFVAGYSFNGGWSADLTGKWNGPMRLPIQPRDYRPEYSPWHCITNIQITKKIKDRLEIYGGVKNLFNFLPSDPLMRPFDPFNKHVNDPINNKEGYNFDTGYNYASLQGIRGFAGIRYQLR; this is encoded by the coding sequence ATGCAAAAGTTATTGCTGTCGGCATTAATGCTGTTAATGGCCAGGCAGTCCATATGCCAGCCCCCATCACGTATAGATACTAGTACGGGAATTCATGATCTTGACGAGATGGTCATAACAGGAACAATGAAAGCAGTAAGACGAACAGATAGCCCTATCCCTGTAGAGGTATTGACACCTCAGTTCTTTCGCAAAAACCCAACGCCATGTCTTTTTGAGTCTATAGGTATGGTTAACGGCATTCAACCACAACTCAATTGTAATGTGTGCAATACCGGCGATATACATATTAACGGAATGGAAGGCCCCTACACCATGATCCTGATTGACGGAATGCCTATTGTGAGCAGTCTTTCTACTGTTTATGGCTTGAATGGCATCCCCAATAGCATGGTTGAACGCATAGAGGTGGTCAAAGGCCCAGCCTCCTCACTTTATGGATCCGAAGCAATGGGCGGTATCATTAACGTTATCACCAAAGATGCTGCTCATGCACCCGCCATTAGTGCCGATGTATTTGCCACTTCCTGGAAAGAGATCAATGCCGATGTAGCAATGAAATTAAAGGTCGGCAAGACTTCAGGACTATTAGGCATCAACTGGTTCAATTATCAGTCGCCAGTAGATCACAATAAAGACGGCTTTACCGATCTTACCTTGCAAAACAGGATCTCTCTATTTAATAAATGGAACTTCGGCAGGGCCCGGAACAGGCAGGCCAGTATTGCTGCACGTTATGTATATGAAGACCGCTGGGGAGGACAAATGAACTGGAGCAGAAAATGGCGCGGCAGTGACAGCATCTATGGAGAGAGTATTACCACCAGGCGATGGGAATTTATTGGTACTTATCAGCTGCCTCTAAAGGAAAAGATTATGGCGCAATTGTCATATAACTGGCATGACCAGGGATCCTACTATGGCACTACACCTTATAATGCCAACCAGCAGGTGGCGTTTGCACAACTTTATTGGGACAAACAGTTTGGATCCAATCATAGCTTTCTGTTAGGCGGCTCCTACCGCTATACGCTTTATGATGATAATACGCCTGGAACAACCGCAGCAGATGGCGTAACCAATCAACCGGCAAAAACACCCCTGCCCGGTTTATTTATCCAGGACGAATGGACCATCAACAGTCATCATACACTTTTAGGTGGATATCGTTACGATTACGATAAATATCACGGTCACGTACACTCCCCAAGGCTTGCATATAAGTATACTCCCGATAACAGACACATCATCAGAGCCAGCTTCGGTACCGGTTACCGGGTGGTTAATCTATTTACAGAAGACCATGCCGCCCTATCAGGCGCAAGGGAAGTTGTGATAGCATCTGCGCTGCTTCCTGAAAGATCTTATAATAGCAATATTAACTATACCCACAAGATACAGTATGGCCGCACCTTTATAAATATGGACCTTACCGGCTTCTACTCCTGGTTTACTAATAAAATAATAGGAGACTTCGATTCCGATCCTACTAAGATCATTTACAACAATCTGAATGGGCATGCCATCTCACGGGGTATTGCGATGAATATAGATGCCGTTTTCCCTTTCCCATTAAAAGTACTTGCAGGCGTTACCCTGCAGGATGTTTATCAGGTTAATGAAAATACAGAAGGCAAAATGATCAAAACAGTACAATTACATGCTCCACGATGGTCAGGAAATTTCGTTGCTGGCTATAGCTTTAACGGCGGCTGGTCTGCAGACCTTACAGGGAAATGGAATGGTCCTATGCGGTTGCCAATACAACCGCGCGACTATCGCCCGGAATATTCTCCCTGGCACTGCATTACGAACATTCAGATTACCAAAAAGATAAAAGACAGGCTCGAAATATACGGAGGTGTTAAAAATCTCTTCAACTTCCTCCCCTCCGATCCTCTGATGCGCCCTTTCGATCCGTTCAATAAACATGTAAACGACCCCATAAATAATAAGGAAGGATACAACTTCGATACCGGCTATAATTATGCCTCATTACAGGGAATAAGAGGTTTTGCAGGAATACGTTACCAGCTGCGGTAA